Within the Medicago truncatula cultivar Jemalong A17 chromosome 4, MtrunA17r5.0-ANR, whole genome shotgun sequence genome, the region ctcaacCCCTCAATGATTTTCAATTAATAACTCACTAGAGAAATCTTGAATCCTTTCCCTGTTGATTTCTAACTACCAAGGTGTTTGGATGTATTTTTCAACCCTGGAATCTCACCTAAAAACCTTCATTACTCAATCTCTAAGTTTGCATCACGTTCTCTCTTTTGTAGTGTGTTTGTCATTCCAAAACCTCCTCCTAAGAAGCATTCAACACAAGAGCCTAAATATTCTCTGTGTTCCCCCAAAAAGCACTTAACTCGAGAGCCTTAAGCCTTCATTGAATTTCCTTTTTTAACTTGTTCAATTGATTCAGAAAATCTGATTTTATAGCACTTAACTCTAGCGTGACATGACATGATCATGTTTTTTACTGCATGATTCGGATTAATGTCGTAGATTGCAACATTAACTCGTTTTTCACCCCATTTCAAATCACACGCATCCCTGACTCGAATCACATACACAAGAAgctaaaattaccattttacattctcaacaatttttgtgtttaattaCCTTCGCATCAGTCTCATATAAAGTAACCACTATGCACTATTTGAGTTGGATGCttcaatggatttttttttttttttctgaccctgttgtcaaaaaaaaatttaagtctgatcccctttgaaaaaaaaaattcaaaatgacccactttccatttttgttggttttttttgtccttttcccCATTCCCGCCAATTGAAACGGCGGGAATGAACCGCTGTTCTGACACACGTCACATCGCCACTGCCCAGCTGCTTTTTTTTCATTACCGCcatttgaaatggcgggactgatttattttatttttttttcgtttttttttggCAACATTTGTTTACATTAAAACACAACAAATGCCTGGGTGCACAATTCTCTTACAAGCATGGGCGTGGTCAAGAATGCCATGCTTAACTCCCGTGCCAAGGATACCACCACAAGCTCATACACAACTTCCGTTGGCAAATatgtaagtaaaataaatatgttaattttttattaatttttaaatacatttatccatactttattaattataacattttaaaaattaattagatgGCTAGAACATGGTAATAAATTCGTGGAAAATCCTCGGTCTCGTATCTACGCGTTTAAAAATCGACACCATGACATATGATCAGgtattacatttattttttcgtGATTGCTTTTTAGCCAACAATTGAAGActaatattcattctttttaaaCAGTTCTCCTGGAGGCCTTATGTCAACTTCAATTACACCAACGAAGAAGAAAGCCAGATATGGTCTGCAAACACATATCTCATCTGTTTTCAGATAGTCGAGAGGCATCAGACAGACAGAGTAAGGCTTCAATTTGGCTTACCACAACACCCATCTTCCTTACCAGATAATTTGAAAGATTTTCACAAAATTAATttgacaaaagataaaattaaaggtTCGTGGAGAGATAAGCATCATCGTCAAGTCCAAAACTGGAACCAACGTCATCAATTAGCACTTCACGGCGTTCGGTATAACCATGAGGTTTATCCAAATCGTCAATATTTTGCATGGTATTG harbors:
- the LOC112421029 gene encoding serine/threonine-protein phosphatase 7 long form homolog; the encoded protein is MTYDQFSWRPYVNFNYTNEEESQIWSANTYLICFQIVERHQTDRVRLQFGLPQHPSSLPDNLKDFHKINLTKDKIKGSWRDKHHRQVQNWNQRHQLALHGVRYNHEVYPNRQYFAWYWEFFGDHLWLSREVLLSNPRQACARILPGLSRDYPAMPETYTVPDENM